The DNA segment GGCTCTATTAACATTACTCCCCTCCCTTGTCATTTATAGCAGCCTGAAAGCTCTGATGATCTAGGGATTCTGGCGTCGGAGGGATAAATAAGCGATTTTTCTGGCCCTTTTTATGAATCGGGCTTGCAAGTGCATCGGAGGtgtgatttttcttgggttttttgtgtcttcacattgatattcttctctCTTTTCTAGAGTCTGCTGCTTCTTAGCTCACCGGTCTCGGAGAGGGAGGAGGTTGGATTGGATCTTCTTCGTTATCTATTTGTGTCTGCCGCTAGGCGTGGGTTAGTATTATGGGAAGTTCTTAAAGGCGAGACTTTTAAGAGTTCTAGCCATTTTTGCTAAGATTGGTTTTGTTGAAGACAAGGAGATACTTTTGTCTGCTGGGGGAATTTAGGGAGTTGCAGGGGCTTTAAAGCTTTAAAGGTTGCATCTTTCTGATTTCTCCTTGAAATTAGTTTTTCGAGTCTGGTGAAATCGTGGTGTAAGTGGAATGGCGCGAGGGAGGAGAAGAAAGCTTCATTTCGGTCGATTATACAGTTTTGCTTGTGGTGGATCGAAGTTCGACGTCGACCACTCTCAGATCGGAGGCCCGGGCTTCTCCCGTGTGGCCTATGCCAATGAGCCAGATTGCTTCGAGGCTGCCAACCTAAACTACGGATCCAACTACGTCTCTACCACCAAGTACACGTTGGCTACATTCTTCCCCAAGTCACTGTTTGAGCAGTTCAGGAGAGTTGCTAACATATTCTTTCTATTTACTGGATGCCTTTCTTTTACCCCACTGGCCCCTTACTCTGCTGTCAGCGCGATTCTCCCACTAATCGTGGTCATTGGAGCCACCATGGCGAAGGAAGCTATCGAAGACTGGCGACGATATCAGCAGGTAGGTTCTTACAATCCTCTTTTAAAGATGATTTATGATGCTATGATAATTGTGATGCATCTTCCTGGTTGCATGTggcagactttttttttttctcgcgaTGTTGTAATTAATTTGGAATTCTAGACCAGCaaaactgttttacagaatccatAGCATATCTCACTTTTAACTTTAGACTATCTTCATGTGTTTCTAACTGCAAATTGTGAATATATGCAGATGGGCAAAACCGAATATGGTAACTCGTGAATGTTTGGAAAATGAGAGGTTCTCTGGCAGGATGATTGTGGACTGTTGGTGTAAGGTTCTAGAATTTGATCTAGACATAGTTCGTATTAGAAAGAAAACAGAACTGGCCTTGTTTATCTAAATATCTTATACACACATATGTTGAAGTTAACATTTATAGATACCTAGTAGTTTTGGTATAACCTAAAATGCCACCTGCGTCACTGAAGAATATGTTTTGTCATGAaaggaaacaaaacttggttccaCCGCACGATTAGTAGTGAGCGATCTAATTATCTGATCCTAATAGGAGGAAATAATTTTTACCTCTCATACTTTGCAACCGATGATGGAAATTATTAAACTGCTTAGGTTTGGTGAATACCATATGTGTTCTTCTATTAGCTTTCTGGAAGTTCTGTATGATTACCAAATCCGTTCCCATACTTCACACTGAAAATCCTTAAAAGTTTGATGTCAATATTTCCTTATGCAGGATCTGGAAGTGAATAATAGAAAAGTCAAAATACATCGTGGGGATGGCAAATTCGAATTTACAGAATGGAAGAATCTAAGGGTTGGTGACATTGTGAAGGTTGAGAAGGATAACTTCTTCCCCACTGACCTTGTTATGCTTGCATCGGGTTATGATGATGGACTATGTTATGTCGAGACAATGAACCTCGATGGAGAAACAAACTTGAAATTGAAACAAGCATTGGATGCAACTTCAGGTTTACAAGCAGATTCTAGCTTCCAAAATTTCAAGGCAATTATCAAGTGCGAGGATCCAAATGCAAGCCTCTATACTTTTGTTGGAACCATGGAATATGAAGAGCAACAGTACCCTCTTTCACCTCAACAACTTCTTCTTAGGGACTCGAAGTTGCGGAATACTGACTACAtatatggagttgttgttttcacAGGTCATGATACAAAGGTGATGCAGAATGCCACAAATCCACCATCGAAAAGGAGCAAAATTGAGAGGAAAATGGATAAGCTAATTTATCTTCTCCTGTTAGTACTGGTTGCGATCTCATTTATTGGGTCAGTTATCTTCGGTATAATAACCAGTGATGATATTCAAGATGGCAAGATGAAAAGATGGTATCTTAAACCTGATGACTCTTCAATCTATTATGATCCTAAGAAAGCAGCTGTTGCGGCAATATTGCACTTTTTGACGGCCATGATGTTATATAGCTATTTCATCCCGATTTCCTTATATGTTTCCATTGAAATAGTTAAGGTTCTGCAGACTATTTTTATTAACCAAGACATCCAGATGTATCATGAGGAGTCAGATAAACCTGCTCATGCACGGACATCAAACTTGAATGAGGAGCTAGGTCAAGTTGACACGATCCTTTCGGACAAGACTGGAACTCTGACTTGCAACTCAATGGAGTTCATTAAATGCTCAATTGCTGGAACTGCTTATGGCCATGGGTATACTGAGGTCGAGAGAGCAATCGCTAGGAGGAAAGGGTTCCCGTTGATGGAAAATGAACAATCTAATGAAAATCATGAGCACCCAAAACTGGCAGTTAAAGGGTTTAATTTCGATGATGAACGCATCATGAATGGGAATTGGGTTAATGAGCCTCACTCGGATGTCGTTCGGATGTTCTTTCGGTTGCTGGCAGTCTGCCATACTGCAATACCTGAAGTAGATGAGGAAACAGGGAAAATATCATATGAAGCCGAATCACCTGACGAGGCTGCCTTTGTTATTGCTGCAAGAGAACTTGGCTTTGAGTTCTACCAGAGGACGCAGACGAACATTTGTATCCGTGAATTTGATCCAGTGTCAGGCATGCATGTCGAGAAGTAAGAAAAATATCTGCTGAACTATTTTCAGTGAATAATGTCCATTAAACTTGCACCTGATGTAGACTTTAAATTGCTTGATGTCGTTTTTGTTTTCACAACTCAGTCTGATCTTTTCCTTGGCAGGTCATATAAGCTGTTAAGTGTATTAGAATTCAACAGCACCCGGAAGCGGATGTCTGTAATAGTTCAGGATGAGGAAGGAAAGTTGCTACTCCTCAGCAAAGGTGCTGACAGGTCTGTAAGCTGCTTATCTTGTCTACTGGAAACATAATAATGGAATAAAGCACAAGATTCCCACTTATTATGTTCTTCATTTCTTAATAGACACCTAGAATTTCTGATGGAATTTGTTGTACATATACACAGTGTTATGTTTGAAAGACTAGCTCAAGATGGAAGGGAATTTGAAGATAAAACTAAGGAGCAGATGCATGAATATGCTGATGCTGGTTTACGAACCTTGGTTCTCGCATATCGTCAGCTTGATGAAGAAGAATACAAAAGCTTCAATGAAAAGTTCATGGCCGCTAAGAATTCAGTCTCTGCTGATAGAGATGAAAAAATTGAGGAAGCTGCAGATTCAATAGAGAGGGATTTGATTCTTCTTGGTGCCACGGCTGTTGAAGATAAACTGCAAAATGGGGTGAGTTGGAATTTATCTGGACATGATTCATGTGTATTTTATGGCCATTTCATGTATGCATTTGCTTATTGTTTTCATTTTCTGGGTAATGGGTGAACAGGTACCTGAATGCATAGACAAACTTGCACAAGCTGGGATCAAGATATGGGTTCTGACTGGTGACAAGATGGAGACAGCCATCAATATAGGGTACACATTTATTTGATCTGCACCTTGATACCTTAACAGGAAAATTACTGATTCTATCTTCTGGCACGTTgtcttcaacttcttcttcttacTTCTTGCAGCTACGCTTGCAGTCTTCTAAGGCAGGGAATGAAGCAAATAATAATCACTTTGGATGGACCAGAAATAATAAGGTTGGAGAAAGATGGGAACAAAGACGCCGTTGCTAAGGTAATTAGTTCAGCAGGAAGTATACCAAAGAAAATTAGCATAAGGCCTTCTAGCATTGAAAAATCTAGATGCCACTAAGTGGCTGTAATATTTCTATACTTGACCTCTTCAAATACCAGTTCTAGAAACGGATAGCGTATGATACTAGCTAAATGAACTATTAAGGAACGTATAGATAGTGCAGTTTGAAGCATATTTTGATGACTTAAATGAAAGTACTTGCAAACTTCACTGAATCCtgtctttcttaaaaaaaaaaaaaaattgccagGTAACTTGCACTTGATTCCATTCAGTTGAAACTGCACCATTAGAACATCTTCAATGTTAACTGTTCTTATGAGCTTAACTCATAGTAATACCAAGATCATTTTTACACTTCATTATCGATTTTATATTTGGTTTATGTGTATGCAAGATGCTTTTGTCATAAGCtaagagagagagacacacaaaTGTTTTCTCCATTTTGGCCTTTGCTACAATATCTTGTTTTTAATATTTCAGGCATCAAGGGATAGTGTCATCTATCAGATAAACGAAGGAAAGAAACTTCTTAGTTCGT comes from the Musa acuminata AAA Group cultivar baxijiao chromosome BXJ1-10, Cavendish_Baxijiao_AAA, whole genome shotgun sequence genome and includes:
- the LOC135595959 gene encoding putative phospholipid-transporting ATPase 9 isoform X2, which encodes MARGRRRKLHFGRLYSFACGGSKFDVDHSQIGGPGFSRVAYANEPDCFEAANLNYGSNYVSTTKYTLATFFPKSLFEQFRRVANIFFLFTGCLSFTPLAPYSAVSAILPLIVVIGATMAKEAIEDWRRYQQDLEVNNRKVKIHRGDGKFEFTEWKNLRVGDIVKVEKDNFFPTDLVMLASGYDDGLCYVETMNLDGETNLKLKQALDATSGLQADSSFQNFKAIIKCEDPNASLYTFVGTMEYEEQQYPLSPQQLLLRDSKLRNTDYIYGVVVFTGHDTKVMQNATNPPSKRSKIERKMDKLIYLLLLVLVAISFIGSVIFGIITSDDIQDGKMKRWYLKPDDSSIYYDPKKAAVAAILHFLTAMMLYSYFIPISLYVSIEIVKVLQTIFINQDIQMYHEESDKPAHARTSNLNEELGQVDTILSDKTGTLTCNSMEFIKCSIAGTAYGHGYTEVERAIARRKGFPLMENEQSNENHEHPKLAVKGFNFDDERIMNGNWVNEPHSDVVRMFFRLLAVCHTAIPEVDEETGKISYEAESPDEAAFVIAARELGFEFYQRTQTNICIREFDPVSGMHVEKSYKLLSVLEFNSTRKRMSVIVQDEEGKLLLLSKGADSVMFERLAQDGREFEDKTKEQMHEYADAGLRTLVLAYRQLDEEEYKSFNEKFMAAKNSVSADRDEKIEEAADSIERDLILLGATAVEDKLQNGVPECIDKLAQAGIKIWVLTGDKMETAINIGYACSLLRQGMKQIIITLDGPEIIRLEKDGNKDAVAKASRDSVIYQINEGKKLLSSSSTESFALIIDGKSLAYALEDDVKNLFLQLAVGCASVICCRSSPKQKALVTRLVKAGTGKVTLGIGDGANDVGMLQEADIGVGISGAEGMQAVMASDVAIAQFRFLERLLLVHGHWCYQRISSMICYFFYKNITFGLTLFLYEAYASFSGQPAYNDWYLSLYNVFFTSLPVIALGVFDQDVSARLCLKFPMLYQEGVQNVLFSWLRILGWMFNGACNGVMIFFFCTTALQHQAFRKGGEVVDFAVLGATMYTCVVWVANCQMALSVSYFTLIQHIFIWGGIALWYLFLLAYGAITPTLSTSAFMVFVEGLAPAPSYWITTLFVVVATLIPFFTYSVIRMRFFPMYHNMIQWLRFDGHADDPEYCQVVRQRSVRPTTVGVSARIDAKLHSQPSASIRESS
- the LOC135595959 gene encoding putative phospholipid-transporting ATPase 9 isoform X1; this translates as MARGRRRKLHFGRLYSFACGGSKFDVDHSQIGGPGFSRVAYANEPDCFEAANLNYGSNYVSTTKYTLATFFPKSLFEQFRRVANIFFLFTGCLSFTPLAPYSAVSAILPLIVVIGATMAKEAIEDWRRYQQDLEVNNRKVKIHRGDGKFEFTEWKNLRVGDIVKVEKDNFFPTDLVMLASGYDDGLCYVETMNLDGETNLKLKQALDATSGLQADSSFQNFKAIIKCEDPNASLYTFVGTMEYEEQQYPLSPQQLLLRDSKLRNTDYIYGVVVFTGHDTKVMQNATNPPSKRSKIERKMDKLIYLLLLVLVAISFIGSVIFGIITSDDIQDGKMKRWYLKPDDSSIYYDPKKAAVAAILHFLTAMMLYSYFIPISLYVSIEIVKVLQTIFINQDIQMYHEESDKPAHARTSNLNEELGQVDTILSDKTGTLTCNSMEFIKCSIAGTAYGHGYTEVERAIARRKGFPLMENEQSNENHEHPKLAVKGFNFDDERIMNGNWVNEPHSDVVRMFFRLLAVCHTAIPEVDEETGKISYEAESPDEAAFVIAARELGFEFYQRTQTNICIREFDPVSGMHVEKSYKLLSVLEFNSTRKRMSVIVQDEEGKLLLLSKGADSVMFERLAQDGREFEDKTKEQMHEYADAGLRTLVLAYRQLDEEEYKSFNEKFMAAKNSVSADRDEKIEEAADSIERDLILLGATAVEDKLQNGVPECIDKLAQAGIKIWVLTGDKMETAINIGYACSLLRQGMKQIIITLDGPEIIRLEKDGNKDAVAKASRDSVIYQINEGKKLLSSSSTESFALIIDGKSLAYALEDDVKNLFLQLAVGCASVICCRSSPKQKALVTRLVKAGTGKVTLGIGDGANDVGMLQEADIGVGISGAEGMQAVMASDVAIAQFRFLERLLLVHGHWCYQRISSMICYFFYKNITFGLTLFLYEAYASFSGQPAYNDWYLSLYNVFFTSLPVIALGVFDQDVSARLCLKFPMLYQEGVQNVLFSWLRILGWMFNGACNGVMIFFFCTTALQHQAFRKGGEVVDFAVLGATMYTCVVWVANCQMALSVSYFTLIQHIFIWGGIALWYLFLLAYGAITPTLSTSAFMVFVEGLAPAPSYWITTLFVVVATLIPFFTYSVIRMRFFPMYHNMIQWLRFDGHADDPEYCQVVRQRSVRPTTVGVSARIDAKVSQLGSRVHHVVHSP